One stretch of Schistocerca nitens isolate TAMUIC-IGC-003100 chromosome 11, iqSchNite1.1, whole genome shotgun sequence DNA includes these proteins:
- the LOC126212670 gene encoding myotrophin-like, whose amino-acid sequence MCACSTERIFVSCCSLSREESRSKLMEAAEDWDMEEVIALVAAGADVGARGECESTALHWAAESGHLEAVKCLLGAGAEVDARDNRQVTPLHLAAYEGHTPVVRLLLGASADPNARDTQGRTPLHDAAREGHLDVATALLEAGANSGVREPKEDKPPGYRQRAK is encoded by the coding sequence ATGTGTGCTTGCAGTACTGAGAGAATTTTTGTTTCGTGCTGCAGCCTTTCCAGAGAGGAAAGCCGCAGCAAGCTGATGGAAGCAGCTGAGGACTGGGACATGGAGGAGGTCATCGCGCTGGTGGCGGCAGGGGCGGACGTGGGGGCAAGAGGAGAGTGCGAGTCTACTGCTCTGCACTGGGCAGCGGAGAGCGGGCACTTGGAAGCGGTGAAGTGCCTGCTGGGGGCTGGGGCAGAGGTGGACGCCAGAGACAACAGACAAGTCACACCTCTGCACTTGGCTGCATATGAGGGCCACACACCTGTGGTGCGACTGCTGCTTGGGGCATCAGCTGACCCCAACGCTAGAGATACTCAAGGGAGGACGCCACTGCACGATGCAGCAAGAGAGGGCCATTTAGATGTGGCGACTGCACTGCTTGAGGCAGGGGCAAACAGTGGGGTCAGGGAACCAAAGGAAGACAAGCCTCCTGGTTATCGTCAGAGGGCAAAATAA